ACAAGTATTCCTTTTTGATAATCAGTTTGGTTGATGAATAGAAGGATTTCCTGTTCCTCTTCTTCACTACAACCCCACAACAATTTGACTTCTAAATCTCTCTTTAAGATATCAGCCACAATCATAACTGCGTCTATCGTTGAACGTTTTACACTTCCTTTGAAAACTTTAATCGCTTCAATGTCAGCCAAGTAGCCATAATCAACGGGATAAACCATGTTGTGGTACTTAGGATGGCGCGATCCTTTTTCTTGAGAAATCACTAAATTCGTTGATAAGACGAGTGAATCGATTTTCTGCCAGAAGTATCCGTTGTTTAACAGTTCTTGCATACTATCATCCCTCTTTCTCTCTTTCAATATTATACCCTTTGTTTCATGCCGTGTAAATAGGCTTCTTCTTTCATGAAAGGAATTTACAGATTATTGTAACAAGTTGACACATTAAAAGAGTAAGCGGTTATGCTTACTCTCTAATTATGCTTCTAAAGTTACAGAAATGGTCATTGTCTTACCATCGCGATTGACTTCAATTTCAACGGTTTCGCCAACTTTATGTTTGTAAAGTTCACGGCGGAAATCTTTAAATGATGTAACCTCAACATCGCCAAATTTTGTCAAGATATCCCCTTCTTTTATACCCGCTTTATTTGCAGGTCCACCAGATGTAACCTCGGCAATGAAGACACCTTTTTCAATGCCATCAGGGATGTTGTATGACTTTCTCATAAAGTCATTAAGATCTTCAAGTGAGACTGCTGAGATTCCAATAATCGGATACGATACCTTTCCATTCTCAGCAATTTGTTCAATAATTGGAACAACTTCATTAATAGGGATTGCAAAGCCCATACCCTCAACATTTGATGAACTGAGTTTCATTGAGTTTATGCCAATCAGTTCACCCTTCATATTAACCAGAGCACCACCACTGTTACCAGGATTAATCGCTGCATCGGTTTGCATAACAACCATATCCCAGTCGGCAATGCCATCATTATTCAAGTCAACGGGAATTGAACGGTCTTTTCCTGAAATAATACCAAATGTTACAGAGTTCGCAAATTCAATTCCCATCGGACTTCCGACAGCAACTACAAATTCACCAACTTTTGAAAAGGAAGAGTCCGCAATTTCGAAAGGCTCGATATCAATATCGGCTTCAACTTCTAAGAGCGCTAAATCGGTATACGGATCAGAACCAATAACCTTAGCGGCGACTTTTTCACCATTTGAGAACTGAACATAGACTTTCTCATTGCCATCAATGACGTGATGGTTGGTAATAATCTGAAGTTTGCCATTTTCATTTTTATAAATTGCCCCTGAACCACTTCCAGCTGTTTGACCGCGTTGTTCATTGATAACACTGACGACCTTGTCGCGGACATCATCGGCGACTTTAGTAACATCTGTTGTCATCTGTGAAACAACTTTTTCTACAGTAGTGTTTGTCGATGGTTTATCACCGTTGTTACT
The window above is part of the Erysipelothrix sp. HDW6C genome. Proteins encoded here:
- a CDS encoding S1C family serine protease yields the protein MKKGLKNGIIAIMVVLLGWNGYLTYEVYNARQNQQNVSNNGDKPSTNTTVEKVVSQMTTDVTKVADDVRDKVVSVINEQRGQTAGSGSGAIYKNENGKLQIITNHHVIDGNEKVYVQFSNGEKVAAKVIGSDPYTDLALLEVEADIDIEPFEIADSSFSKVGEFVVAVGSPMGIEFANSVTFGIISGKDRSIPVDLNNDGIADWDMVVMQTDAAINPGNSGGALVNMKGELIGINSMKLSSSNVEGMGFAIPINEVVPIIEQIAENGKVSYPIIGISAVSLEDLNDFMRKSYNIPDGIEKGVFIAEVTSGGPANKAGIKEGDILTKFGDVEVTSFKDFRRELYKHKVGETVEIEVNRDGKTMTISVTLEA
- a CDS encoding Inorganic pyrophosphatase codes for the protein MQELLNNGYFWQKIDSLVLSTNLVISQEKGSRHPKYHNMVYPVDYGYLADIEAIKVFKGSVKRSTIDAVMIVADILKRDLEVKLLWGCSEEEEQEILLFINQTDYQKGILVRRGNEMPEWAITD